The proteins below are encoded in one region of Nilaparvata lugens isolate BPH chromosome X, ASM1435652v1, whole genome shotgun sequence:
- the LOC120354732 gene encoding 1,5-anhydro-D-fructose reductase-like: protein MKLRLPTNRVCCERCFNVLPKFIPQLNPLTDPVVLEIAKAHDKTSAQVLLRHLLQKNFAVIPKSSNPERIKQNFQVFDFELSKKEMGDLDALDSANDGRLFKSTLFSGADKHPECPY, encoded by the exons ATGAAACTACGTCTGCCAACAAA TCGTGTGTGCTGTGAGCGCTGCTTTAACGTGCTGCCAAAATT TATACCGCAACTCAACCCATTGACAGATCCAGTTGTGTTAGAAATTGCAAAGGCACATGACAAGACGTCTGCTCAAGTTCTCCTCAGACATTTGTTGCAGAAAAATTTCGCAGTTATTCCGAAAAGCTCAAATCCTGAGCGAATAAAACAAAACTTCCAGGTGTTCGACTTTGAACTATCAAAGAAAGAAATGGGTGATTTGGATGCTTTAGATAGTGCAAACGACGGAAGGCTGTTCAAGTCAACCCTTTTCTCTGGAGCTGATAAACATCCAGAATGCCCCTATTAA
- the LOC120354884 gene encoding 1,5-anhydro-D-fructose reductase-like: MCCERCFNVLPKFIPQLNPLTDPVVLEIAKAHDKTSAQVLLRHLLQKNFAVIPKSSNPERIKQNFQVFDFELSKKEMGDLDALDSANDGRLFKSTLFSGADKHPECPY; encoded by the exons ATGTGCTGTGAGCGCTGCTTTAACGTGCTGCCAAAATT TATACCGCAACTCAACCCATTGACAGATCCAGTTGTGTTAGAAATTGCAAAGGCACATGACAAGACGTCTGCTCAAGTTCTCCTCAGACATTTGTTGCAGAAAAATTTCGCAGTTATTCCGAAAAGCTCAAATCCTGAGCGAATAAAACAAAACTTCCAGGTGTTCGACTTTGAACTATCAAAGAAAGAAATGGGTGATTTGGATGCTTTAGATAGTGCAAACGACGGAAGGCTGTTCAAGTCAACCCTTTTCTCTGGAGCTGATAAACATCCAGAATGCCCCTATTAA